The following are encoded in a window of Elusimicrobia bacterium HGW-Elusimicrobia-1 genomic DNA:
- a CDS encoding 30S ribosomal protein S19, with translation MSRSSWKGPYVDEKLAKKVSIMNQTGQKRPIKTWARASMIPPEFVGHTFEVHNGRKFLKVYVTEQMVGHRLGEFSPTRFFKGHGMAHTKEAADLT, from the coding sequence ATGAGCCGTTCAAGCTGGAAAGGGCCGTACGTAGACGAAAAACTCGCAAAAAAAGTTTCGATAATGAACCAGACGGGACAGAAACGTCCTATAAAGACATGGGCTCGCGCGTCCATGATTCCGCCCGAATTCGTAGGACATACCTTTGAAGTTCATAACGGAAGAAAGTTTCTTAAAGTTTACGTTACGGAACAGATGGTCGGGCATCGCCTGGGAGAATTTTCACCCACCAGGTTCTTTAAGGGTCACGGTATGGCGCATACCAAGGAAGCCGCCGACCTTACGTAA
- a CDS encoding 50S ribosomal protein L22 — MESSATAKYVRVSARKVEQLLDIVRRKTVKEALDTLAFTVKAPSEPVSKAIKSALANMGKNADPSRAVIKEAVVGKGVYMKRFRAGPQGRGMPYTRKTCHIKIVLSDAK, encoded by the coding sequence ATGGAATCATCAGCCACCGCAAAATACGTAAGAGTAAGCGCTCGCAAAGTCGAGCAGCTGCTCGACATCGTAAGAAGAAAAACAGTCAAAGAAGCTCTCGACACTCTGGCTTTCACCGTGAAAGCGCCGTCGGAGCCGGTCTCCAAGGCCATCAAATCGGCTTTGGCCAATATGGGAAAAAACGCCGACCCGTCGCGCGCTGTCATCAAAGAAGCCGTGGTCGGGAAGGGCGTTTATATGAAAAGATTTCGAGCGGGTCCTCAGGGAAGGGGCATGCCCTACACCAGAAAGACCTGCCACATAAAAATCGTGTTAAGCGACGCTAAATAA